A region from the Agrobacterium cucumeris genome encodes:
- a CDS encoding DUF982 domain-containing protein, with protein MLLKDVKWEKPVTISLENGAPRIFNGVYEAFDFLQHEWPERGDKAHEQALRLCRASLMGDVAGEIARTAFVAASRQAQCLMEDRAETQNKIAS; from the coding sequence ATGTTGCTGAAAGACGTTAAGTGGGAAAAGCCCGTTACCATTTCCCTTGAAAACGGTGCGCCCCGAATTTTCAACGGCGTTTACGAAGCCTTCGATTTTCTGCAGCACGAATGGCCAGAACGCGGCGACAAGGCGCATGAGCAGGCGCTTCGTCTGTGCCGCGCCTCGCTGATGGGTGATGTGGCGGGTGAAATTGCCCGCACGGCCTTCGTTGCGGCCAGCCGGCAGGCGCAATGCCTGATGGAGGACAGGGCGGAGACGCAGAATAAAATCGCATCCTGA
- a CDS encoding DUF2934 domain-containing protein, producing the protein MSHDREAAIREKARAIWEKEGRPDGHHERHWSEAEREVSAGAGAAKTTGKNGVKKSAAAKTSAGKTSTDKAPAKKTPAKKAPAAKAKSPAVKSLEKEQKSTGKDKVDDLTESLEESFPASDPPALTNAAKATKRAVKKS; encoded by the coding sequence ATGAGCCATGATCGCGAAGCCGCAATCCGTGAAAAAGCGCGCGCAATATGGGAGAAGGAAGGCAGACCTGACGGGCATCATGAGCGCCACTGGAGCGAGGCGGAACGGGAAGTCTCCGCCGGTGCCGGAGCCGCAAAGACGACGGGCAAGAATGGCGTGAAAAAATCCGCAGCTGCCAAGACCTCGGCAGGCAAGACATCAACGGACAAGGCGCCGGCGAAGAAAACACCAGCGAAGAAGGCTCCGGCAGCAAAGGCCAAATCCCCGGCGGTAAAATCGCTTGAGAAGGAGCAGAAGTCGACGGGCAAGGACAAAGTCGACGATCTCACGGAAAGCCTTGAGGAAAGTTTCCCGGCCAGCGATCCGCCGGCGCTCACCAACGCCGCAAAGGCAACGAAGCGCGCGGTCAAGAAGAGCTGA
- a CDS encoding TIGR02594 family protein translates to MRVSALILSAALAFTVAAPASAGMLNQAEKYTGLHESKNNKSLKNILGANPRSTPWCGLFLHAVASKAGRQSPKSYGFAKSWTSFGYAVPVGQAKPGDIVVIRNGRGYHAGILKSMSGKTAQILGGNQSGRVQVSNFNRKAIVSVRR, encoded by the coding sequence TTGAGAGTATCCGCGTTAATTCTATCCGCTGCCTTGGCTTTTACAGTCGCGGCGCCGGCCTCTGCCGGCATGCTGAACCAGGCAGAAAAATACACCGGGCTGCATGAGTCCAAGAACAATAAGAGCCTGAAGAATATTCTTGGGGCAAATCCCCGCAGCACCCCCTGGTGTGGCCTCTTCCTGCATGCCGTCGCCAGCAAGGCCGGCCGGCAGTCTCCGAAATCCTACGGATTTGCGAAGTCCTGGACGTCTTTCGGTTACGCCGTTCCCGTTGGCCAGGCCAAGCCCGGTGATATCGTCGTCATCCGCAACGGTCGCGGTTATCACGCCGGAATTCTGAAGAGCATGAGCGGCAAGACCGCCCAGATCCTCGGCGGTAACCAGTCTGGCCGGGTGCAGGTATCGAATTTCAACCGCAAGGCCATCGTTTCCGTTCGCCGTTGA
- a CDS encoding exopolysaccharide biosynthesis protein translates to MTNEFAFTDTSEKLSTTLEKLIGKLQGQTITLRELMEAIGEQGLLLICAIASLPFLIPVSIPGVSTVFGAAIILVSLAITLNRLPWLPAKILDRQMETAKLVPALQKGVAIVSKLDGFIRPRIPALTTGIVANRINGLALMTAGVLLMMPLGFIPFSNTLPGVAILLLSAGMIQRDGVTVLGGYLFLGLTAIYFAALAYAAFWAGQGISSSIGG, encoded by the coding sequence ATGACGAACGAATTCGCATTCACTGATACGTCTGAAAAGCTCAGCACCACGCTGGAGAAGCTTATAGGCAAGCTGCAGGGCCAGACGATCACGTTGCGCGAACTGATGGAAGCAATCGGCGAACAGGGCCTGTTGCTTATCTGCGCAATTGCGTCACTGCCCTTTCTCATTCCGGTCTCCATTCCCGGCGTCAGCACGGTGTTCGGCGCGGCGATCATCCTCGTCAGTCTCGCAATCACGCTGAACCGCCTGCCATGGCTGCCGGCGAAAATCCTCGACCGGCAGATGGAAACGGCAAAGCTGGTACCGGCGCTTCAAAAAGGTGTCGCCATCGTTTCCAAGCTGGATGGATTTATTCGCCCGCGTATACCGGCGCTCACCACCGGCATTGTCGCCAACAGAATAAACGGTCTGGCGCTGATGACGGCAGGCGTGTTGCTGATGATGCCACTCGGCTTCATTCCCTTTTCCAACACCCTGCCCGGTGTCGCCATCCTGCTTTTATCTGCGGGCATGATTCAAAGAGACGGCGTCACCGTGCTCGGCGGTTATCTGTTTCTCGGCCTGACGGCGATTTATTTCGCAGCGCTTGCCTATGCCGCCTTCTGGGCCGGACAGGGCATCAGCAGCTCGATCGGTGGATAA
- a CDS encoding methylated-DNA--[protein]-cysteine S-methyltransferase, with the protein MTNHYGYIVFPTALGHCGLAWAGRGIARLQLPAADAGETEKLLLKRVPSSTIAVPDTRTREVIAMITRYFTGEAIDFTPVELDLSGQERFFLDVYDVARQIGWGRTTTYGGIVKDLGLGMEKARDVGQAMAKNPVPLIIPCHRVLAAGGRLGGFSAPGGTTTKLRMLDLENAGRSRADEAQGSLF; encoded by the coding sequence ATGACCAACCACTACGGCTATATTGTTTTTCCAACCGCGCTTGGCCATTGCGGCCTTGCATGGGCGGGGCGCGGCATCGCCCGTCTGCAATTGCCCGCTGCTGATGCAGGGGAAACCGAAAAGCTTCTCCTTAAACGCGTTCCATCGTCCACGATTGCGGTTCCCGACACACGCACGCGTGAAGTGATCGCGATGATCACCCGCTATTTCACTGGTGAGGCGATCGATTTTACCCCCGTCGAACTGGATCTCTCCGGGCAGGAGCGGTTTTTTCTCGATGTCTACGATGTTGCACGCCAGATCGGCTGGGGCCGCACGACGACCTATGGCGGTATCGTGAAGGATCTCGGCCTCGGCATGGAAAAGGCCCGCGACGTCGGCCAGGCGATGGCGAAAAATCCGGTGCCGCTCATCATTCCCTGCCACCGCGTTCTGGCGGCCGGCGGCCGGCTGGGCGGTTTCTCCGCACCGGGCGGAACCACCACCAAATTGCGCATGCTGGATCTCGAAAATGCCGGTCGCAGCCGCGCCGATGAGGCGCAGGGCAGCCTGTTTTAA